The window ATAGAAGATCTTTTCTTAGGAATGGGCTACACAATCGAGCAAGGGCCTGAAGTAGAAACAGACTACTATAACTTTGAAGCGCTAAACTTACCGCAAGATCACCCAGCTCGTGATATGCAAGATACTTTCTACATTACAGAAAATACGCTATTACGTACGCAAACATCACCAGTTCAAGTTCGTACAATGGAAAAGAATGTAGAAAAAGGACCAATCAAAATTATTTGTCCCGGTAAAGTGTATCGCCGTGACGATGATGATGCAACACACTCTCATCAATTTACGCAAATCGAAGGACTTGTTATCGATAAAAACATAACAATGAGTGACTTAAAAGGCACACTACAAGTATTTGCTAGAAAAATGTTCGGAGACGATCGCGAAATCCGTTTACGCCCAAGCTTTTTCCCATTCACAGAGCCATCAGTTGAGGTAGATGTTTCATGTATGAAGTGTGGAGGCAAAGGCTGTAACGTATGTAAGAGTACAGGTTGGATCGAAATCTTAGGTGCTGGAATGGTTCATCCGAACGTATTACGCATGGCTGGATATGATCCAAAAGTATACCAAGGATTCGCATTTGGTATGGGACCAGAACGTATTACGATGTTAAAGTACGGTGTAGATGATATTCGTCATTTCTATACAAACGACCAACGGTTCATTCAGCAGTTCAACCGAGTTTAAAAGGGAGGGTCAAACATGTTAGTTTCTTATAATTGGTTAAAAGAGTATGTAGACATAGATGGAATTAGTGCAGAAGATCTTGCAGAAAAAATTACACGTAGTGGGATAGAAGTAGAAGGCGTAGCCACTCTAAACGAAGGAATTACTGGTGTTGTCATTGGACACGTTTTAGAGAGAGAACAACATCCTGATGCAGATAAGCTTAGCAAATGTTTAGTAGACGTTGGGGATGAAGAGCCAGTTCAAATCATTTGTGGTGCACCTAATGTCGGTAAAGGTCAAAAAGTTGCTGTTGCAAAAGTTGGTGCGGTTTTACCTGGTAACTTCAAAATTAAGAAAGCAAAACTACGTGGTGAAGCGTCTCACGGAATGATTTGTTCTTTACAAGAGTTAGGTATTGAGTCAAAACTAGTTGCTAAAGAATACTCAGAAGGAATCTTTGTATTTTCAGGCGATGTAGAAGTTGGGCAAGACGCATTAGAATACTTACAACGAGAAGACAAAGTTCTAGAACTAGGCTTAACGCCAAACCGTTCGGACTGCTTAAGCATGTTAGGTGTAGCTTATGAAGTGGCAGCTATTTTAGGCAAAGAAGTAAAATGGCCAGCAGCTAACTTCCAAGAAACGGCTGAAAAAGCTTCCGATTATATATCTGTTCAAGTAGAGGCGATAGAAGATAACCCTCTTTATGTGGCGAAGATTGTAAAAAACGTAAAAATTGGTCCATCACCACTATGGTTACAAGGACGCTTAATGGCAGCTGGCATTCGCCCTCATAATAACGTAGTAGATATTACAAACTACATTTTACTAGAATACGGTCAACCGTTACATGCATTTGACTACGACCGTTTAGGCAGTAAAGAAGTATTAGTACGTCGTGCAAAAGCTGGCGAAAAAATCATTACACTTGATGATGCAGAAAGAACGTTAACAGATGACCATTTAGTTATTACAAATGGTACCGAGCCAATTGCTCTTGCTGGAGTTATGGGTGGAGCAAATTCTGAAGTTGGTGCAGACACAACTACAGTACTAATTGAGTCCGCATACTTTAACGGAAAAACAGTACGTAAAGCTTCAAAAGACCACGGATTACGAAGTGAGGCAAGTGCTCGTTTTGAAAAAGGAATTGATCCAAAACGTACACACGATGCTGCAGAACGTGCTGCTGCATTAATGGTTCAGCATGCAGGTGGCGAAGTTGTAGGAGGATCTGTTGAATTCAATGAAATGAAGATGGAACCTGCAGTTGTAACAACGACAATTGAAAAAATTAATGCAGTGTTAGGAACTTCTATTTCTGCTGAAGAAGCGAAAACAATCTTTACAAAATTACAATTCGACGTGGTAGAAGATAATGGTACGTTCAATGTAACGGTACCTACACGCCGTGGAGATATTACAATTGAAGAAGATTTAGTAGAGGAAGTTGCACGTTTATTCGGCTATGACAACATCCCGACGACTTTACCAGTTAGCGCATCTACTCCTGGAGCATTAACAGTTTATCAAGCAAAACGACGTAAAGTTCGTAACCTACTAGAAGGTGCTGGATTGCTGCAAACAATCACGTATTCTTTAACAAGTGATACACGCGCAAAACAATTCGCACTTGAAGATGGAAATGCAATTCGTCTAGCAATGCCAATGAGTGAAGAAAGAAGCACGCTACGTTTAAGCTTATTGCCACACTTACTAGAAGTTGTTCAACATAACATCGCTCGCCAAATCCATACAAATTCTATTTATGAAATAAGTTCTGTTTTCGTTGGAAAAGAAGGAAACGACTTACCAGAAGAAAAAGAAAGATTAGCAGGTGTATTAACAGGACTGTGGCATATGCATCAATGGCAAGGTGAGAAGAAAGCAGTAGATTTCTACGTTGCAAAAGGTATTTTAGATGGCATGTTCGAAACACTTGGTTTAGCAACTTCAGTAGAATATCGTCGTGGAGTAAAAGACGGTTTACATCCAGGCCGTACAGCAGAAGTATTCTTAAACGGGGAGACAATCGGATTTGTAGGTCAACTTCACCCAGAAACACAAAATGAGTTAGACTTACCAGAAACGTATGTGTTTGAGATTGCATTAAGCACTGTACTTTCTGAAAACGTAGAAGAAATTAAGTATGGTGCAATTCCACGATTCCCATCGATTTCACGCGATATCGCTTTAGTTGTGGAAAGAAGTACACCAGCTGGTGAGTTACAAAAAGTTATCGTAGAAAATGGTGGTAAGCTATTAAAAGATGTAAAAGTATTCGATTTATATGAAGGCGATAAAATTGATGCTAACATGAAGTCCGTAGCGTTCTCTTTACGTTACTACCACCCAGAGCACACACTAACAGATGAAGAAGTGACAAAAGTACACAATAAAGTGTTAGTCGCTTTAGAAGAGAAGTGTGGAGCTATGTTAAGAAGTTAATTTGAGATGAGCACTCTAACAATTCTTTGTTGGAGTGCTTATTTATTATATTGCGAAAATCTGATTTCTGGATATATTAGATAATTTCCCGATAAAAAAGAAGCGTTTGTGACAAAAAGCCAATGACGTTTAACTTGTCTTAGAAATTAGTTGAAGTTGAACTTCATAAGACCCCGATGGAGAACATCTGGCATTCAAAATTTATCGTAGTTGAACTTCATAAGGCTGATGAAGTTCATCTGGCATCAAAAAATAATCGTAGAAGAACTTCATAAGGCTGATGAAGTTCATCCGGCCAAAAAAATTGTTGAAAAAGATAACTTCTTCAACATTCAGTAAGTATAGAGGCCTTGGATAAAATCCGGTTAATTTAAATGGAAAGGCCCCGAGATTAAAATTTTTGATCTTTGGGGCCTCTCCTTAAATATTATTCGTTTTTTCACTAGTTTTGTCCCAGCCTCTTAAGACTATAATATTTTTTTTGCTTTTTCTGTATTGGCAAAATGGAGTTTGGCTACTTCGCCAAGTTTCTGCTGACCGTGAGTTCTAATAAATCTAGCAGCAGCTTTGTCGACTATAGCTCCAGCACCTTTGGGAATCGTAAAGCCCGCCAAACTACTGATCTTGTCCATTTCAC is drawn from Bacillus alkalisoli and contains these coding sequences:
- the pheS gene encoding phenylalanine--tRNA ligase subunit alpha — translated: MEQRLKELQQQALQQVSEAQSLKELNDVRVAYLGKKGPITEILRGMGQLSAEERPKMGALANEVREAIASKLEEKVTLLEKEAVAQKLASETIDVTLPGRPVRTGNRHPLTKVVEEIEDLFLGMGYTIEQGPEVETDYYNFEALNLPQDHPARDMQDTFYITENTLLRTQTSPVQVRTMEKNVEKGPIKIICPGKVYRRDDDDATHSHQFTQIEGLVIDKNITMSDLKGTLQVFARKMFGDDREIRLRPSFFPFTEPSVEVDVSCMKCGGKGCNVCKSTGWIEILGAGMVHPNVLRMAGYDPKVYQGFAFGMGPERITMLKYGVDDIRHFYTNDQRFIQQFNRV
- the pheT gene encoding phenylalanine--tRNA ligase subunit beta — protein: MLVSYNWLKEYVDIDGISAEDLAEKITRSGIEVEGVATLNEGITGVVIGHVLEREQHPDADKLSKCLVDVGDEEPVQIICGAPNVGKGQKVAVAKVGAVLPGNFKIKKAKLRGEASHGMICSLQELGIESKLVAKEYSEGIFVFSGDVEVGQDALEYLQREDKVLELGLTPNRSDCLSMLGVAYEVAAILGKEVKWPAANFQETAEKASDYISVQVEAIEDNPLYVAKIVKNVKIGPSPLWLQGRLMAAGIRPHNNVVDITNYILLEYGQPLHAFDYDRLGSKEVLVRRAKAGEKIITLDDAERTLTDDHLVITNGTEPIALAGVMGGANSEVGADTTTVLIESAYFNGKTVRKASKDHGLRSEASARFEKGIDPKRTHDAAERAAALMVQHAGGEVVGGSVEFNEMKMEPAVVTTTIEKINAVLGTSISAEEAKTIFTKLQFDVVEDNGTFNVTVPTRRGDITIEEDLVEEVARLFGYDNIPTTLPVSASTPGALTVYQAKRRKVRNLLEGAGLLQTITYSLTSDTRAKQFALEDGNAIRLAMPMSEERSTLRLSLLPHLLEVVQHNIARQIHTNSIYEISSVFVGKEGNDLPEEKERLAGVLTGLWHMHQWQGEKKAVDFYVAKGILDGMFETLGLATSVEYRRGVKDGLHPGRTAEVFLNGETIGFVGQLHPETQNELDLPETYVFEIALSTVLSENVEEIKYGAIPRFPSISRDIALVVERSTPAGELQKVIVENGGKLLKDVKVFDLYEGDKIDANMKSVAFSLRYYHPEHTLTDEEVTKVHNKVLVALEEKCGAMLRS